Proteins from a single region of Clupea harengus unplaced genomic scaffold, Ch_v2.0.2, whole genome shotgun sequence:
- the hnrnpa1b gene encoding heterogeneous nuclear ribonucleoprotein A1b isoform X1, which produces MSKEVPREPEQLRKLFIGGLSFETTDESLRAHFEQWGTLTDCVVMRDSQTKRSRGFGFVTYSSVKEVDEAMTMRPHKVDGRLVEPKRAVSREDSNRPGAHITVKKIFVGGIKEDTDESHLRDYFEQFGKIDAIDIMVDHKTGNKRGFAFVTFDDHDAVDRIVIQKYHTVNSHNCEVRKALSKQEMQNTGRGGGGGSFGRGGGYGNDFGGGREGYFGGGGGGRGGGGGGGGYGGGDGYNNGYGGDDVAPAVGGYGGGGSGGPGYGGNRGYGGGGGGGGGYGNQGGGGGYGGNGYGNGYDNGNGGNYGGGNFGGGGGGAGGGGGGNYNDFGNYGNSQASNYGPMKGGNFGGGASGGGGGGRSSGPYGGGYGGGASGGGGGGYGGGSGGRRY; this is translated from the exons ATGTCTAAAGAG GTCCCACGTGAACCAGAGCAGCTCCGAAAGCTCTTCATCGGAGGTTTGAGCTTTGAAACAACAGATGAGAGTTTGCGAGCTCATTTTGAGCAATGGGGAACACTAACAGACTGTGTG gtcATGAGGGATTCTCAGACCAAGCGGTCACGAGGGTTTGGATTTGTCACATATTCTTCTGTGAAAGAAGTTGATGAGGCCATGACGATGAGGCCCCACAAAGTTGATGGAAGGCTTGTCGAGCCTAAGCGTGCAGTGTCCAGAGAG GATTCTAACAGGCCTGGAGCGCACATCACAGTCAAGAAGATCTTTGTTGGTGGTATCAAAGAAGACACAGATGAAAGCCACCTTCGTGACTACTTTGAACAATTTGGCAAAATTGATGCAATTGACATTATGGTTGATCACAAAACCGGCAACAAGAGGGGCTTTGCATTCGTCACTTTTGATGACCATGATGCAGTTGACCGTATTGTCA ttcagaAGTACCACACCGTAAACAGTCACAACTGTGAAGTGAGGAAGGCCCTCTCCAAGCAAGAGATGCAGAACACTG gaaggggaggaggtggcggcAGCTTTGGCAGAGGTGGTGGATATGGCAATGACTTCGGCGGTGGACGCGAGGGCTACTTTGGAG gaggaggaggaggaagaggtggtggaggaggaggtggaggataTGGCGGTGGAGATGGCTACAACAATGGTTATGGAGGCGATG ATGTTGCTCCTGCTGTAGGTGGCTatggcggcggcggcagtggTGGTCCTGGCTATGGTGGTAACCGTGGATATggaggcggcggtggtggcggaGGAGGTTATGGCAAccagggtggtggtggcggctaTGGAGGCAATGGCTACGGCAATGGCTACGACAATGGCAATGGAGGCAACTATGGTGGTG GTAACtttggaggtggtggtggtggtgccggCGGAGGCGGTGGTGGCAACTACAATGACTTTGGCAACTATGGCAACAGCCAGGCATCAAATTACGGTCCCATGAAGGGTGGTAACTTTGGAGGTGGTGCtagcggcggtggtggtggcggcagaAGCAGTGGTCCCTATGGTG gtGGCTATGGAGGTGGTGCAtctggtggcggcggcggcggatATGGAGGTGGCTCAGGAGGACGGCGCTACTAG
- the hnrnpa1b gene encoding heterogeneous nuclear ribonucleoprotein A1b isoform X2, whose product MSKEVPREPEQLRKLFIGGLSFETTDESLRAHFEQWGTLTDCVVMRDSQTKRSRGFGFVTYSSVKEVDEAMTMRPHKVDGRLVEPKRAVSREDSNRPGAHITVKKIFVGGIKEDTDESHLRDYFEQFGKIDAIDIMVDHKTGNKRGFAFVTFDDHDAVDRIVIQKYHTVNSHNCEVRKALSKQEMQNTGRGGGGGSFGRGGGYGNDFGGGREGYFGGGGGGRGGGGGGGGYGGGDGYNNGYGGDGGYGGGGSGGPGYGGNRGYGGGGGGGGGYGNQGGGGGYGGNGYGNGYDNGNGGNYGGGNFGGGGGGAGGGGGGNYNDFGNYGNSQASNYGPMKGGNFGGGASGGGGGGRSSGPYGGGYGGGASGGGGGGYGGGSGGRRY is encoded by the exons ATGTCTAAAGAG GTCCCACGTGAACCAGAGCAGCTCCGAAAGCTCTTCATCGGAGGTTTGAGCTTTGAAACAACAGATGAGAGTTTGCGAGCTCATTTTGAGCAATGGGGAACACTAACAGACTGTGTG gtcATGAGGGATTCTCAGACCAAGCGGTCACGAGGGTTTGGATTTGTCACATATTCTTCTGTGAAAGAAGTTGATGAGGCCATGACGATGAGGCCCCACAAAGTTGATGGAAGGCTTGTCGAGCCTAAGCGTGCAGTGTCCAGAGAG GATTCTAACAGGCCTGGAGCGCACATCACAGTCAAGAAGATCTTTGTTGGTGGTATCAAAGAAGACACAGATGAAAGCCACCTTCGTGACTACTTTGAACAATTTGGCAAAATTGATGCAATTGACATTATGGTTGATCACAAAACCGGCAACAAGAGGGGCTTTGCATTCGTCACTTTTGATGACCATGATGCAGTTGACCGTATTGTCA ttcagaAGTACCACACCGTAAACAGTCACAACTGTGAAGTGAGGAAGGCCCTCTCCAAGCAAGAGATGCAGAACACTG gaaggggaggaggtggcggcAGCTTTGGCAGAGGTGGTGGATATGGCAATGACTTCGGCGGTGGACGCGAGGGCTACTTTGGAG gaggaggaggaggaagaggtggtggaggaggaggtggaggataTGGCGGTGGAGATGGCTACAACAATGGTTATGGAGGCGATG GTGGCTatggcggcggcggcagtggTGGTCCTGGCTATGGTGGTAACCGTGGATATggaggcggcggtggtggcggaGGAGGTTATGGCAAccagggtggtggtggcggctaTGGAGGCAATGGCTACGGCAATGGCTACGACAATGGCAATGGAGGCAACTATGGTGGTG GTAACtttggaggtggtggtggtggtgccggCGGAGGCGGTGGTGGCAACTACAATGACTTTGGCAACTATGGCAACAGCCAGGCATCAAATTACGGTCCCATGAAGGGTGGTAACTTTGGAGGTGGTGCtagcggcggtggtggtggcggcagaAGCAGTGGTCCCTATGGTG gtGGCTATGGAGGTGGTGCAtctggtggcggcggcggcggatATGGAGGTGGCTCAGGAGGACGGCGCTACTAG